The following are from one region of the Aquirufa lenticrescens genome:
- a CDS encoding heavy metal translocating P-type ATPase produces MINTAPNHKHTYDEQGRMTCCTLEEKIYTEAGAEQLLHKKKTIDSGQDKVQLQAHSSVWKQYLPAIISFVMLLIGIALDNYFKPSFFTNYVRLAWYAIAYLPVGLPVIKEGWEASLKKEFFTEFTLMVLATMGAFAIGQYPEGVAVMLFYAVGELFQKAAVNKAKNNIKALLDVRPSSASVLRNNKYEEIKPEEVEIGETIQIKAGEKIPLDGEMLSEGSSFNTAALTGESKPKSIYKGAQVLAGMLNLDKVIELKVTKKFADSSLARILEMVQNATARKAKTELLIRKFAKIYTPIVFFLAVALVVVPYFVLSNYVFNDWLYRALIFLVISCPCALVISIPLGYFGGIGAASRNGILFKGSNYLELMTKINTVVMDKTGTLTAGVFKVQAIVTNGMDKTDFIKTLAALESKSTHPIAKAIAEYEKNETQTYQATEIEEISGHGLKGNVNGKEVLAGNTKLLKKYNITYDAAIDEIIESIVVVAIGNQYTGYVLIADEVKEDAQEAIRQMHLNGIKQTIMLSGDKNSITQKVAKQIGIDTAFGDLLPENKVQKVEELKQDKTKIIAFVGDGINDAPVLALSDVGIAMGAMGSDAAIETANVVIQTDQPLKIVTAIKIGKATRSIVIQNIILAFAVKAIVLVLGAGGLATMWEAVFADVGVALLAILNAVRIQRMKF; encoded by the coding sequence ATGATAAATACAGCCCCAAATCATAAGCATACTTACGATGAACAAGGCAGGATGACCTGCTGCACATTAGAAGAAAAAATCTATACCGAAGCAGGTGCAGAACAACTGCTGCATAAAAAGAAAACCATTGATAGTGGACAAGATAAAGTCCAATTGCAAGCTCATAGTAGTGTATGGAAACAATACCTGCCAGCCATTATCAGTTTCGTTATGTTGCTCATTGGCATTGCGTTGGATAATTATTTCAAACCCTCATTCTTTACAAACTATGTACGCCTTGCATGGTATGCTATTGCATACCTACCTGTTGGTTTACCGGTAATAAAAGAAGGATGGGAAGCCAGTCTTAAAAAAGAGTTCTTCACCGAGTTTACATTAATGGTATTGGCCACTATGGGGGCTTTTGCCATCGGTCAATATCCCGAAGGTGTTGCGGTAATGTTATTCTATGCCGTTGGTGAATTGTTTCAGAAGGCAGCAGTTAATAAAGCAAAAAACAATATCAAAGCCTTATTAGATGTCCGTCCATCTTCTGCCAGCGTTTTAAGGAATAATAAATACGAAGAAATAAAACCCGAAGAAGTAGAAATAGGCGAAACCATACAAATTAAAGCAGGCGAAAAAATTCCGTTAGATGGTGAAATGTTAAGTGAGGGCAGCAGCTTCAATACCGCAGCACTTACAGGAGAAAGCAAACCAAAATCTATTTATAAAGGAGCACAGGTATTGGCAGGTATGCTAAACCTTGATAAAGTAATTGAACTGAAAGTAACCAAAAAATTTGCCGATAGTTCCCTTGCACGGATTTTGGAAATGGTGCAAAATGCTACTGCAAGAAAGGCAAAAACAGAATTGCTGATAAGAAAATTTGCCAAAATCTATACACCTATCGTTTTCTTTTTGGCAGTAGCATTGGTGGTGGTTCCCTACTTTGTTCTAAGCAATTATGTGTTTAATGATTGGCTGTACAGGGCTTTAATTTTCTTAGTTATCAGTTGCCCTTGTGCATTGGTTATCTCTATTCCATTGGGCTATTTTGGCGGCATAGGTGCGGCTTCAAGAAATGGTATTTTGTTTAAAGGTTCTAATTATTTAGAGTTAATGACCAAAATAAATACCGTTGTGATGGACAAAACCGGCACACTAACGGCAGGTGTTTTTAAAGTGCAGGCAATTGTAACTAACGGAATGGACAAAACAGATTTCATAAAAACATTAGCTGCATTAGAAAGCAAATCAACACATCCTATTGCCAAAGCCATTGCCGAGTATGAAAAGAACGAAACACAAACTTACCAGGCGACAGAGATAGAAGAAATTTCAGGGCATGGCTTAAAGGGAAATGTGAACGGGAAAGAAGTATTGGCAGGTAATACAAAACTGCTAAAGAAATATAATATCACATACGATGCAGCTATTGACGAAATTATAGAAAGCATTGTAGTGGTAGCCATAGGCAACCAGTATACAGGTTATGTATTGATAGCCGATGAAGTAAAAGAGGATGCACAGGAAGCCATCAGGCAAATGCACCTGAACGGCATTAAACAAACCATAATGCTTAGTGGCGATAAAAATTCCATTACCCAAAAAGTAGCAAAACAAATTGGCATAGATACCGCCTTTGGCGATTTGCTACCAGAAAACAAAGTACAGAAAGTAGAAGAACTAAAACAGGACAAGACAAAAATCATTGCATTTGTAGGCGATGGCATCAACGATGCACCCGTATTGGCTTTAAGCGATGTGGGCATTGCAATGGGTGCAATGGGCAGCGATGCAGCCATAGAAACAGCCAATGTAGTGATACAAACAGACCAGCCTTTAAAGATTGTAACCGCCATTAAAATAGGCAAAGCCACCAGGAGCATTGTAATACAGAATATCATTTTAGCATTTGCAGTAAAAGCCATTGTATTGGTATTGGGTGCAGGTGGTTTAGCCACCATGTGGGAAGCCGTTTTTGCGGATGTTGGAGTGGCTTTATTAGCAATATTAAATGCGGTGCGAATACAACGGATGAAGTTTTAA